From the Oryzihumus leptocrescens genome, one window contains:
- a CDS encoding protoporphyrinogen/coproporphyrinogen oxidase, with translation MSTPAPDPADLLVLGGGPAGLAAVWKAAQRGLRVVLLERADHVGGMSASFEVDGVRVDLGSHRLHPNTAPAVMADIRGLLGEDLQTRPRNGRLRLGETWIGFPLKVGEMLRALPRGMAAGIARDVLASPLRQADADTYEALLRAGLGPTVYDAMYGPFASKLWGLPGERIHGDQARVRVTADTPGKVAARLLRGGRTGNGTEQGRSFHYPRRGFGQIVEAVADAARLAGAQLRLGAEVTRLDARTDGVTAYLSDGSAVSARRCFSTIPVTALAQLSGRGPFEGPVLHFRAMTLVYLSHAGGRWTPYDAHYLPQEGTPVTRISEPANYRDSADDPADRSVICVEIPCMVGDETWTMAEDQLVRLVRHTLSDTGLPPVSCRAVHVVRLPSVYPVFDLDYAGALAAMRSLVTGIPSTVSFGRLGLFAHDNSHHAMAEAYDAVDALGPDGSFDEHAWHEALRRFAGHRVED, from the coding sequence GTGAGCACCCCCGCGCCAGACCCGGCCGACCTGCTCGTCCTCGGCGGCGGACCGGCCGGCCTGGCCGCCGTGTGGAAGGCCGCCCAGCGCGGGCTGCGGGTGGTCCTGCTGGAGCGGGCCGACCACGTCGGCGGCATGTCGGCCTCCTTCGAGGTCGACGGGGTGCGGGTCGACCTCGGCAGCCACCGGCTGCACCCCAACACCGCGCCCGCGGTCATGGCCGACATCCGCGGGCTGCTCGGCGAGGACCTGCAGACCCGTCCGCGCAACGGTCGGCTCCGGCTCGGCGAGACCTGGATCGGCTTCCCGCTGAAGGTCGGGGAGATGCTGCGCGCGCTGCCGCGCGGCATGGCGGCCGGCATCGCCCGCGACGTGCTCGCCAGCCCGCTGCGCCAGGCCGACGCCGACACCTACGAGGCGCTCCTGCGCGCCGGGCTCGGGCCGACCGTGTACGACGCGATGTACGGGCCCTTCGCGAGCAAGCTGTGGGGGCTGCCCGGCGAGCGGATCCACGGCGACCAGGCGCGGGTGCGCGTCACCGCCGACACGCCCGGCAAGGTCGCGGCGCGGCTGCTGCGTGGTGGGCGGACCGGAAACGGGACCGAGCAGGGCCGCTCGTTCCACTACCCACGCCGCGGCTTCGGCCAGATCGTCGAGGCGGTCGCCGACGCGGCCCGGCTCGCCGGCGCGCAGCTGCGGCTGGGGGCCGAGGTGACCCGGCTGGACGCGCGGACCGACGGCGTCACGGCATACCTGTCCGACGGCAGCGCCGTGTCGGCGCGGCGCTGCTTCTCCACCATCCCCGTCACCGCCCTGGCGCAGCTGAGCGGCCGCGGGCCGTTCGAGGGGCCCGTGCTGCACTTCCGTGCGATGACCCTGGTCTACCTGTCCCACGCGGGCGGCCGGTGGACGCCGTACGACGCGCACTACCTGCCGCAGGAGGGCACCCCGGTCACCCGGATCTCCGAGCCGGCCAACTACCGCGACAGCGCCGACGACCCGGCCGACCGCTCGGTCATCTGCGTCGAGATCCCGTGCATGGTCGGCGACGAGACGTGGACCATGGCCGAGGACCAGCTCGTGCGGCTGGTGCGGCACACGCTGTCCGACACCGGCCTCCCGCCGGTCAGCTGCCGCGCCGTGCACGTGGTCCGCCTGCCCTCGGTCTACCCGGTGTTCGACCTCGACTACGCCGGGGCGCTGGCGGCGATGCGCTCGCTGGTCACCGGGATCCCCAGCACCGTCTCGTTCGGGCGGCTCGGCCTGTTCGCCCACGACAACAGCCACCACGCCATGGCCGAGGCCTACGACGCCGTCGACGCGCTAGGCCCGGACGGCTCCTTCGACGAGCACGCGTGGCACGAGGCCCTGCGCCGGTTCGCCGGGCACCGCGTCGAGGACTGA
- a CDS encoding lysylphosphatidylglycerol synthase domain-containing protein has product MPAVKTPLDRDPRRLLLLGAGVALVLASAAYLDDAIHLRSLASAASALLRDPVPLLLALGAYAAAFGLRGWAWTRVLPALTAGQAWAALHVSLLGNHVLPLRLGEALRVTSVLRRTTLPAAPVTASAFTLRVADLLAVMLLALAAAPHVVLTLGGTWVWLGVGGGAVALAAGLATVRRLPTLRLPGPAVAASAVLAWVLEASVLYAVARVSGHPVGALDAVAVTAVTIAAQTVALTPGGFGTYEAAATAALVALGVPAGPAFAVALLSHAVKTGYALVLGGAALVVPGPGHFGRFRLARELPPRPQPLPVAADAPVVAIIPVHNEEATVGTVVGRLPREHAGRPVVAVVIDDGSTDASAARAAAAGARVVTQPRNLGLGAAVRRGLAEASALGPAAVVYLDADLEYDPRELGRLADPVLAGEADYVVGSRFAGRIRRMLPHRRFGNQVLTRWVRWMTRRPELTDGQSGYRAFSPRAAASAEVVHDYNYAQVLTLDLLGKGFTYAEVPIDYAFREGGESFVRLGRYLRRVLPAVHRELNTASVLDAVPGEPAQGLVPRVLVEGAVRA; this is encoded by the coding sequence GTGCCAGCTGTCAAAACCCCCCTCGACCGTGACCCGCGGCGGCTGCTCCTCCTCGGCGCCGGGGTGGCGCTGGTGCTGGCCTCCGCGGCATACCTGGACGACGCGATCCACCTGCGCTCACTGGCCTCCGCGGCCTCGGCGCTGCTGCGCGACCCGGTGCCGCTGCTGCTCGCCCTCGGTGCCTACGCCGCGGCGTTCGGCCTGCGCGGCTGGGCGTGGACGCGGGTCCTGCCCGCCCTGACCGCCGGGCAGGCGTGGGCCGCGCTGCACGTGTCGCTGCTGGGCAACCACGTCCTGCCGCTGCGGCTCGGGGAGGCGCTGCGCGTGACCAGCGTGCTGCGGCGCACCACCCTGCCGGCTGCCCCGGTGACCGCCTCGGCGTTCACCCTCCGGGTCGCGGACCTGCTCGCCGTGATGCTGCTGGCGCTCGCCGCGGCGCCGCACGTCGTGCTCACCCTCGGGGGGACGTGGGTGTGGCTGGGCGTGGGCGGCGGCGCCGTCGCCCTGGCCGCCGGGCTGGCGACGGTCCGCCGGCTGCCGACGCTGCGCCTTCCCGGACCGGCCGTGGCCGCGAGTGCCGTGCTCGCCTGGGTCCTCGAGGCGTCGGTCCTGTATGCCGTGGCGCGGGTCAGCGGGCACCCCGTCGGGGCGCTGGACGCGGTCGCCGTGACCGCGGTGACGATCGCCGCCCAGACGGTGGCGCTGACCCCGGGCGGGTTCGGCACCTACGAGGCCGCCGCGACCGCCGCCCTCGTCGCGCTGGGCGTGCCCGCCGGACCGGCGTTCGCGGTCGCCCTGCTGAGTCATGCGGTCAAGACCGGCTACGCCCTGGTCCTCGGCGGCGCGGCCCTGGTCGTGCCCGGCCCGGGGCACTTCGGGCGGTTCCGGCTCGCCCGCGAGCTGCCGCCGCGCCCCCAGCCGCTGCCCGTGGCCGCCGATGCCCCGGTGGTGGCGATCATCCCCGTCCACAACGAGGAGGCGACGGTTGGCACCGTCGTCGGGCGGCTCCCGCGCGAGCACGCCGGCCGGCCGGTCGTGGCCGTGGTCATCGACGACGGCAGCACCGACGCCTCCGCCGCCCGGGCAGCCGCCGCCGGGGCGCGGGTCGTCACCCAGCCGCGCAACCTGGGCCTCGGGGCGGCGGTCCGTCGGGGCCTGGCCGAGGCCTCGGCGCTCGGGCCGGCCGCCGTGGTCTACCTCGACGCCGACCTCGAGTACGACCCGCGCGAGCTGGGCCGGCTCGCCGACCCGGTCCTGGCCGGGGAGGCCGACTACGTCGTGGGCTCGCGCTTCGCCGGGCGGATCCGGCGGATGCTGCCGCACCGGCGGTTCGGCAACCAGGTGCTGACCCGGTGGGTGCGCTGGATGACCCGCCGGCCGGAGCTCACCGACGGCCAGAGCGGCTACCGCGCGTTCAGCCCGCGCGCGGCGGCGAGCGCCGAGGTCGTCCACGACTACAACTACGCCCAGGTGCTCACCCTGGACCTGCTCGGCAAGGGCTTCACCTACGCCGAGGTGCCCATCGACTACGCCTTCCGCGAGGGCGGCGAGTCCTTCGTCCGGCTCGGGCGCTACCTGCGCCGGGTCCTGCCCGCAGTGCACCGCGAGCTCAACACGGCCTCAGTCCTCGACGCGGTGCCCGGCGAACCGGCGCAGGGCCTCGTGCCACGCGTGCTCGTCGAAGGAGCCGTCCGGGCCTAG
- a CDS encoding NAD-dependent epimerase/dehydratase family protein: MAIVVTGASGFVGAAVVRQLRAEGQQVVTVDRHPLGPGLDGADHHLLDLAGDPGPLRGLLATADAVLHLAGCSGVRDDRPGIEARRCRDNVEATAAVCALTPAATTLVVTSSSSVYGGADHRASREADTLRPRGGYARSKVAVEQVCAQRAARGHVLVVRPFTVVGEGQRADMALTTWAEAILRAEPVRVFGSPERTRDLTCVREAARALTGLARSGATGTVNLGTGAPRSLAEMVGALEDALGARAHVQVEAAAAREVRDTWADTTRLQSLLGWTPRTDLRDAVARAVAPRLDLAQAG; this comes from the coding sequence GTGGCAATCGTCGTGACCGGTGCGTCCGGCTTCGTCGGCGCGGCGGTCGTCCGGCAGCTGCGGGCGGAGGGTCAGCAGGTCGTCACCGTCGACCGGCACCCGCTGGGGCCCGGCCTCGACGGCGCCGACCACCACCTCCTCGACCTGGCCGGCGACCCGGGGCCGCTGCGCGGGCTGCTCGCCACGGCCGACGCCGTGCTCCACCTCGCCGGGTGCTCGGGGGTGCGCGACGACCGGCCCGGCATCGAGGCCCGTCGCTGCCGGGACAACGTCGAGGCCACCGCGGCGGTCTGCGCGCTCACCCCGGCCGCGACGACTCTGGTCGTCACGTCCTCGTCCTCGGTCTACGGCGGGGCCGACCACCGGGCCAGCCGCGAGGCCGACACGCTGCGCCCCCGCGGCGGCTACGCCCGCAGCAAGGTGGCGGTCGAGCAGGTCTGCGCGCAGCGAGCCGCCCGCGGCCACGTCCTCGTGGTCCGGCCGTTCACCGTCGTCGGGGAGGGGCAGCGCGCCGACATGGCGCTGACGACCTGGGCGGAGGCGATCCTGCGTGCCGAGCCGGTCCGCGTGTTCGGCTCGCCCGAGCGGACCCGCGACCTGACCTGCGTCCGGGAGGCCGCCCGTGCCCTGACCGGGCTCGCCCGCTCCGGCGCCACCGGCACGGTCAACCTCGGCACCGGCGCCCCGCGCTCCCTGGCCGAGATGGTGGGTGCCCTGGAGGACGCGCTCGGTGCCCGCGCGCACGTGCAGGTCGAGGCCGCCGCAGCCCGGGAGGTGCGCGACACCTGGGCCGACACCACGCGGCTGCAGTCCCTGCTCGGCTGGACCCCGCGGACCGACCTGCGCGACGCCGTCGCGCGGGCCGTCGCCCCCCGGCTCGACCTCGCGCAGGCCGGCTGA
- a CDS encoding FTR1 family iron permease gives MLASLLIMLREGFEAALVIAILYSYLRRTGRAELLGPLWAGIGAAFVVVLALGVAVHLGMDELVGVARQRAFAATMLLAAGVLTWMIFWMRKHSRAMKGELEGSLDHAIDARSNVKVAVVAAAFLAVLREGFEATLFLIATATQESGENVLVGGIVGLVVAGVLGWMVVVGGKRLPMKHFFTVTAWVLVIFAAGLLARAVMFLQSTGDLGIVLNNVYDLTAVHWLTQDSEVGRFLAAMFGWDPRPSIEQVLVWVGYVGIVGWLFQRGGRATATKGTAKASVRA, from the coding sequence ATGCTCGCGTCGTTGCTGATCATGCTGCGGGAGGGCTTCGAGGCCGCCCTGGTCATCGCGATCCTCTACTCCTACCTGCGCCGCACGGGGCGCGCCGAGCTGCTCGGCCCGTTGTGGGCCGGGATCGGTGCGGCCTTCGTCGTGGTGCTGGCGCTGGGCGTGGCGGTGCACCTGGGCATGGACGAGCTCGTCGGCGTCGCCCGGCAGCGGGCCTTCGCGGCGACCATGCTCCTCGCGGCCGGCGTGCTCACCTGGATGATCTTCTGGATGCGCAAGCACTCGCGCGCCATGAAGGGCGAGCTCGAGGGCAGCCTCGACCACGCGATCGACGCCCGCAGCAACGTCAAGGTCGCCGTCGTCGCGGCCGCGTTCCTGGCGGTGCTGCGCGAGGGCTTCGAGGCCACGCTGTTCCTCATCGCCACAGCCACGCAGGAGAGCGGCGAGAACGTGCTGGTCGGCGGCATCGTCGGCCTCGTCGTCGCCGGCGTGCTCGGCTGGATGGTGGTGGTCGGCGGCAAGCGGCTGCCGATGAAGCATTTCTTCACCGTCACCGCGTGGGTCCTGGTCATCTTCGCCGCCGGGCTGCTCGCCCGCGCCGTGATGTTCCTGCAGTCCACCGGCGACCTGGGCATCGTCCTCAACAACGTCTACGACCTGACCGCCGTGCACTGGCTCACGCAGGACAGCGAGGTCGGCCGCTTCCTGGCCGCCATGTTCGGCTGGGACCCGCGGCCCTCGATCGAGCAGGTGCTGGTCTGGGTCGGCTACGTCGGCATCGTGGGCTGGCTCTTCCAGCGCGGCGGCAGGGCGACGGCGACCAAGGGCACGGCGAAGGCCTCGGTCCGGGCCTAG
- a CDS encoding acyl-CoA dehydrogenase family protein: MSPSGRRTPDPLDLLATDALLDEEARAVRDTTRAFVAKRVLPDVGQWFEDATMPRELFPELGSLGLLGMHLTGYGCAGTSATSYGVACRELEAGDSGIRSFVSVQGSLAMYPIWAYGSEEQKQQWLPGMAAGEAVGCFGLTEPDRGSDPGDMQTRARREGTDWVLTGRKMWITNGPVADVAVVWAQAEADGDNPAGVRGFVVPTATAGFSAHEIKHKMSLRASLTGELVLDGVRLPADAVLPGVRGLKGPLSCLTEARFGIIWGALGAARACFESALDYAGTRQQFGQPIAGFQLTQAKLTEMAVRIGTGSLLAHHLAGLKERHEITPEQVSIGKLNNVRLAIDIARTARTILGANGISLEYPVIRHANNLESVLTYEGTEEIHTLAIGKALTGIDAFR, translated from the coding sequence ATGAGCCCCTCCGGACGCCGCACCCCCGACCCGCTGGACCTGCTGGCCACGGACGCCCTGCTCGACGAGGAGGCGCGCGCGGTGCGCGACACCACGCGCGCCTTCGTCGCCAAGCGGGTGCTGCCGGACGTGGGCCAGTGGTTCGAGGACGCCACGATGCCCCGGGAGCTGTTCCCCGAGCTGGGCAGCCTCGGCCTGCTGGGCATGCACCTGACGGGATACGGCTGCGCCGGGACCAGCGCCACGTCGTACGGCGTGGCCTGCCGCGAGCTGGAGGCGGGCGACTCGGGGATCCGCAGCTTCGTCTCCGTGCAGGGGTCGCTGGCGATGTACCCCATCTGGGCCTACGGCTCGGAGGAGCAGAAGCAGCAGTGGCTGCCGGGGATGGCGGCCGGGGAGGCGGTCGGCTGCTTCGGGCTGACCGAGCCCGACCGCGGCTCCGACCCCGGCGACATGCAGACCCGGGCCCGGCGCGAGGGCACCGACTGGGTGCTGACCGGCCGCAAGATGTGGATCACCAACGGCCCGGTCGCCGACGTCGCCGTGGTCTGGGCGCAGGCCGAGGCCGACGGTGACAACCCCGCGGGGGTGCGCGGCTTCGTCGTGCCGACGGCCACGGCCGGCTTCTCCGCCCACGAGATCAAGCACAAGATGTCGCTGCGGGCGTCGCTGACCGGCGAGCTCGTCCTGGACGGCGTGCGGCTGCCGGCCGACGCGGTGCTGCCCGGCGTGCGCGGGCTCAAGGGGCCGCTGTCGTGCCTGACGGAGGCGCGCTTCGGCATCATCTGGGGCGCCCTCGGCGCCGCCCGGGCATGCTTCGAGTCGGCGCTGGACTACGCCGGGACCCGCCAGCAGTTCGGGCAGCCCATCGCCGGGTTCCAGCTGACCCAGGCCAAGCTGACCGAGATGGCGGTGCGGATCGGCACCGGGTCGCTGCTGGCGCACCACCTCGCCGGCCTGAAGGAACGCCACGAGATCACGCCCGAGCAGGTCAGCATCGGCAAGCTCAACAACGTGCGGCTCGCGATCGACATCGCCCGCACCGCCCGCACCATCCTCGGCGCCAACGGCATCTCGCTGGAGTACCCCGTGATCCGGCACGCCAACAACCTCGAGTCGGTGCTGACCTACGAGGGGACCGAGGAGATCCACACCCTCGCGATCGGCAAGGCGCTCACCGGTATCGACGCCTTCCGCTGA
- a CDS encoding low temperature requirement protein A: MSGVGAVPWRRPMTGRDTDEEHRASTPLELLFDLCFVVAVAAAAARLHHALAVGHAGAALTGYAMVFFAIWWAWMNFTWFASAYDTDDVAYRLLTLVQMAGVLVLAAGVPAAFDRRDFLLVTLGYTVMRVPLVVQWLRVSRDHPERRRTGRLYVAGIALGQALWLGRLLLAAPWGLVAFPVLVVLEVLVPVVAERTGGRTPWHPGHIAERYGLFTLIVLGEVILASTTSVQAAAEAHGLSASLLLVAVGGLLTVFGMWWLYFKRSVEDTLRLSTRSAFVWGYAHYLVFGAVAAVGAAVGVAADVARHEAHVSTRGADLALAGAVAAYLLVLGTLHAWSFRTPVVAVRSASAAVVLVLLAAPGPDVGVMTLLVGLVVATLVAVHVAFDRPGRGPSSHRPATGRHTVGR, encoded by the coding sequence ATGAGCGGTGTGGGTGCGGTCCCGTGGCGGCGGCCGATGACGGGCCGGGACACCGACGAGGAGCACCGGGCCTCCACGCCCCTGGAGCTGCTGTTCGACCTGTGCTTCGTGGTCGCCGTCGCCGCCGCGGCGGCCCGGCTGCACCACGCCCTGGCCGTGGGCCACGCCGGTGCCGCGCTGACCGGTTACGCGATGGTGTTCTTCGCGATCTGGTGGGCGTGGATGAACTTCACCTGGTTCGCCTCGGCCTACGACACCGACGACGTGGCCTACCGGCTGCTCACCCTGGTGCAGATGGCCGGCGTCCTCGTCCTGGCCGCCGGGGTGCCCGCGGCGTTCGACCGCCGCGACTTCCTGCTCGTCACCCTCGGCTACACCGTCATGCGGGTGCCGCTGGTGGTGCAGTGGCTGCGGGTGAGCCGTGACCACCCCGAGCGCCGGCGCACCGGCCGGCTCTACGTCGCCGGTATCGCGCTCGGCCAGGCCCTGTGGCTCGGTCGCCTGCTGCTGGCCGCGCCGTGGGGCCTGGTGGCGTTCCCGGTCCTCGTGGTGCTGGAGGTGCTGGTGCCGGTCGTCGCCGAGCGGACCGGCGGCCGGACGCCGTGGCACCCCGGGCACATCGCCGAGCGCTACGGGCTCTTCACCCTCATCGTCCTCGGCGAGGTCATCCTGGCCTCCACCACCTCCGTCCAGGCCGCCGCCGAGGCGCACGGCCTGTCGGCCTCGCTGCTGCTGGTCGCCGTCGGCGGGCTGCTGACCGTCTTCGGCATGTGGTGGCTGTACTTCAAGCGCTCCGTGGAGGACACGCTGCGCCTGTCGACCCGCTCGGCCTTCGTCTGGGGCTACGCGCACTACCTCGTCTTCGGCGCGGTCGCCGCGGTCGGTGCCGCGGTGGGCGTGGCCGCCGACGTGGCGCGGCACGAGGCCCACGTCTCCACCCGCGGAGCCGACCTGGCGCTGGCGGGCGCGGTCGCGGCATACCTGCTCGTGCTGGGGACGCTGCACGCGTGGTCCTTCCGCACGCCGGTGGTGGCTGTCCGCTCGGCGTCGGCCGCCGTCGTCCTGGTGCTCCTCGCCGCGCCCGGCCCCGACGTCGGCGTCATGACCCTGCTCGTCGGGCTGGTCGTCGCCACCCTCGTCGCCGTCCACGTGGCGTTCGACCGGCCGGGGCGAGGCCCTTCGTCACACCGGCCCGCGACCGGGCGGCATACGGTGGGCAGGTGA
- the cutA gene encoding divalent-cation tolerance protein CutA has protein sequence MSQLLEVRVTVGAPDEADRIAAALVGEGLAACVQVVPGITSVYRWEGLVERSAELLLLAKTTDELFDRLAARVVELHSYDTPEVLAVPVVRASEGYAVWLRESVVRA, from the coding sequence GTGAGCCAGCTTCTCGAGGTGAGGGTGACCGTCGGCGCGCCGGACGAGGCCGACCGGATCGCCGCTGCGCTGGTGGGCGAGGGGCTCGCGGCATGCGTGCAGGTCGTGCCGGGCATCACCTCGGTCTACCGCTGGGAGGGCCTGGTCGAGCGCTCCGCCGAGCTGCTCCTGCTGGCCAAGACGACGGACGAGCTGTTCGACCGCCTCGCGGCACGCGTCGTCGAGCTGCACTCCTACGACACCCCCGAGGTGCTCGCCGTGCCCGTCGTGCGGGCCAGCGAGGGGTATGCCGTGTGGCTGCGAGAGTCGGTCGTCCGGGCGTGA
- a CDS encoding CHAD domain-containing protein, with protein sequence MTALRDEEPAAVAVVGVYLDRQVAALRALGPALVHGDPAAVHDVRVAARRARCTLATFAEVLGASDPEPLLAELRWWGGVVGAVRDVQVLHLRWQPLLAELADVVAADAVAWLEGELGQRQRVAVVALRRVQAGDRHTALVSALASAASLASPPERGLRPAGLVLPGLVRRACRRMDRAARRVDVAGSEESRAHRLHDVRKAAKRARYAAELCAPALGAPAADLAARMESVQEVLGERQDSAHAQQVLLELMSAPGAGGPEGFVCGALWSAEQQLAGAAEEAYPVALGRAEERAVRHWLG encoded by the coding sequence GTGACCGCGCTCCGGGACGAGGAGCCGGCCGCTGTCGCGGTGGTCGGTGTCTACCTGGACCGGCAGGTGGCGGCGCTGCGTGCCCTGGGCCCGGCGCTGGTGCACGGTGACCCGGCGGCCGTGCACGACGTCCGGGTGGCGGCCCGTCGCGCCCGCTGCACGCTGGCGACGTTCGCCGAGGTGCTCGGCGCGAGCGACCCGGAGCCGCTGCTGGCGGAGCTGCGCTGGTGGGGTGGTGTGGTCGGCGCGGTCCGCGACGTGCAGGTCCTGCACCTGCGGTGGCAGCCGCTGCTCGCCGAGCTGGCCGACGTGGTCGCCGCCGACGCGGTCGCCTGGCTGGAGGGCGAGCTGGGGCAGCGGCAACGCGTGGCGGTCGTGGCGCTGCGCCGGGTCCAGGCCGGCGACCGGCACACCGCCCTGGTGTCCGCGCTGGCGTCAGCGGCCTCGCTCGCTTCACCGCCGGAGAGGGGCCTGCGGCCCGCGGGGCTGGTGCTGCCGGGACTGGTGCGCCGGGCCTGCCGCCGGATGGACCGTGCCGCGCGCCGGGTCGACGTGGCCGGGTCGGAGGAGTCGCGCGCCCACCGGCTGCACGACGTGCGCAAGGCGGCCAAGCGGGCCCGCTACGCAGCCGAGCTGTGTGCCCCCGCGCTCGGGGCGCCCGCGGCGGACCTGGCGGCGCGGATGGAGTCCGTCCAGGAGGTCCTGGGGGAGCGGCAGGACAGCGCGCACGCGCAGCAGGTGCTCCTCGAGCTGATGTCGGCGCCCGGGGCAGGCGGCCCGGAGGGGTTCGTGTGCGGGGCGCTGTGGTCGGCCGAGCAGCAGCTCGCCGGCGCGGCGGAGGAGGCCTATCCCGTGGCCCTCGGCCGGGCGGAGGAGCGGGCGGTGCGGCATTGGCTGGGGTGA
- a CDS encoding nitroreductase/quinone reductase family protein: MRTGQRFFTGLHTRIYRASHGRIGSHLGPVENVLLTTTGRRTGRTRTTPLGCLPDGDSLVLVASNGGAPRHPDWYLNLCADPHVTVQRGAQVRPMLARTATPQERDVLWPRVVQRYAGYARYQEHAPREIPLVICGEQPRGPG; encoded by the coding sequence ATGCGGACCGGGCAGCGGTTCTTCACCGGTCTGCACACCCGCATCTACCGCGCCAGCCACGGCCGCATCGGCTCACACCTGGGCCCGGTCGAGAACGTCCTGCTGACGACCACCGGCCGGCGCACCGGCCGGACGCGCACCACCCCGCTGGGTTGCCTGCCCGACGGCGACAGCCTCGTGCTGGTGGCCTCCAACGGCGGGGCGCCCCGCCACCCCGACTGGTACCTCAACCTGTGCGCCGACCCGCACGTCACCGTGCAGCGCGGCGCGCAGGTCCGTCCGATGCTGGCCCGGACGGCCACCCCGCAGGAGCGGGACGTGCTCTGGCCGCGGGTGGTCCAGCGGTATGCCGGGTACGCCCGCTACCAGGAGCACGCGCCCCGCGAGATCCCCCTCGTCATCTGCGGGGAGCAGCCGCGTGGGCCGGGATGA
- a CDS encoding serine/threonine-protein kinase, which yields MTTAEGTVAAPLAVGESLAPSLLVLEHVRRGRDLDVYEARDTTRFCRVLVKTPRPELAVDPGTLASLEHEWDVLARLTHPHMVRGYELVRPEGAPPRLVLEVLTGSTFGALMADLGRLTLRELAQLTDHLASALRYLHSLGFLHLDVKPSNVVCENGIAKLLDFSIARPPGTYRPGLGTRTWASPEQLAGEELTSASDVWGLGLLLRLGATGSNPYDHHDEEGLPVGARVPGVRSVRRLPAPVAAAMDACLARAPGDRPTLPELAAVFAPHLGE from the coding sequence GTGACGACTGCGGAAGGAACGGTCGCTGCGCCGCTGGCCGTCGGGGAGTCGCTGGCGCCCTCGCTCCTGGTGCTGGAGCATGTCCGGCGCGGCCGTGACCTCGATGTCTACGAGGCTCGCGACACCACCCGCTTCTGCCGCGTCCTGGTCAAGACCCCGCGCCCGGAGCTCGCAGTCGATCCCGGGACGCTGGCGTCGCTGGAGCACGAGTGGGACGTGCTGGCGAGGCTGACGCACCCGCACATGGTCCGCGGATACGAGCTGGTGCGGCCGGAGGGCGCGCCGCCACGGCTGGTGCTGGAGGTGCTCACTGGCTCGACGTTCGGGGCGCTGATGGCCGACCTGGGCCGGCTGACGCTGCGCGAGCTCGCCCAGCTGACCGACCACCTGGCCTCGGCGCTGCGCTACCTGCACTCGCTGGGGTTCCTACATCTGGACGTCAAGCCGTCGAACGTGGTGTGCGAGAACGGGATCGCCAAGCTGCTCGACTTCTCCATCGCCCGGCCCCCGGGGACGTACCGACCCGGCCTCGGCACGCGGACGTGGGCCTCGCCGGAGCAGCTGGCCGGCGAGGAGCTGACCTCCGCCTCCGACGTGTGGGGACTGGGGCTGCTGCTGCGCCTCGGCGCCACCGGAAGCAACCCCTACGACCACCACGACGAGGAGGGGCTGCCGGTCGGTGCGCGCGTTCCCGGGGTGCGCAGCGTTAGACGGCTGCCCGCACCCGTCGCTGCCGCCATGGACGCCTGCCTCGCGCGGGCGCCGGGTGACCGGCCCACGCTGCCCGAGCTCGCCGCGGTCTTCGCGCCCCATCTCGGCGAGTGA